In one Verrucomicrobiales bacterium genomic region, the following are encoded:
- a CDS encoding radical SAM protein yields the protein MNTLKSKPESIFFDGKTHSFDSLQGFSIDKALEAIDTPLSVILQVTRRCNFDCAFCSETTQMDDPTMADLDKMRMNLKGIQRVFLSGGEPLVRADFVEIASMFSQDFIVGLPTNATPGERVAEKLVGKVSFVNVGLEGPRSVTRKARGDYDKIMSGIRAFKEVGLPLSLSAVVLRSIVDAIPFTCQIADVIGAGKLKLILPIRKGNGLFLEDSEFISEEEAETLFNKLVGMRESFGWTPALRMTTWTPDTEGYSILTYPNGETYAWPVYDAQDKVESLGNLKEMSIQEIWRNYRFKRNHLRKYLGKSIRTIK from the coding sequence ATGAACACACTTAAATCCAAACCAGAGTCCATATTCTTTGATGGGAAGACGCATAGTTTCGATTCCCTTCAGGGATTCAGCATAGACAAGGCTCTTGAGGCAATTGACACGCCACTCTCGGTGATTCTACAGGTGACCCGCCGGTGCAACTTTGACTGTGCATTCTGCAGCGAAACCACTCAGATGGACGATCCAACTATGGCTGACCTGGATAAGATGAGAATGAACCTCAAGGGTATCCAAAGAGTGTTTCTCTCTGGAGGCGAACCTCTTGTTCGCGCGGACTTTGTGGAAATAGCTTCGATGTTTTCCCAAGACTTTATTGTGGGTCTCCCGACTAATGCCACTCCTGGGGAGCGCGTGGCGGAAAAGTTGGTAGGGAAGGTTAGTTTCGTGAACGTTGGACTGGAGGGGCCTCGATCAGTGACAAGAAAGGCGCGGGGTGATTACGACAAAATTATGTCAGGGATCCGCGCATTCAAGGAAGTTGGATTGCCCCTATCCCTCTCAGCAGTTGTGCTCAGGAGCATCGTTGACGCAATTCCCTTCACTTGTCAGATCGCAGATGTGATAGGCGCAGGCAAGCTGAAGCTAATCTTGCCGATCAGAAAAGGGAACGGGCTCTTCCTCGAGGATTCTGAATTCATTTCTGAGGAAGAGGCGGAGACTCTGTTCAATAAGCTGGTGGGAATGCGAGAGAGCTTCGGATGGACTCCAGCGTTGCGCATGACAACCTGGACTCCGGACACTGAGGGTTATTCGATCCTCACGTATCCGAACGGTGAGACATACGCGTGGCCTGTCTATGATGCCCAAGATAAGGTAGAGTCCCTTGGGAATCTAAAGGAAATGAGTATCCAAGAGATCTGGAGGAATTATCGCTTTAAACGCAATCACCTCCGAAAGTACCTCGGCAAATCAATCCGTACAATTAAGTGA